From Anticarsia gemmatalis isolate Benzon Research Colony breed Stoneville strain chromosome 3, ilAntGemm2 primary, whole genome shotgun sequence, one genomic window encodes:
- the LOC142987331 gene encoding dolichyldiphosphatase 1-like: protein MENEALSVSDVLHNNGEIEWQPLALTLVEYPKGDLLGKFFAFISLSPFGIGAGFVALILFRRDLHTIAFFTGTLLNEGLNIVLKHIVCEARPLSRGNLYNEYGMPSSHAQFIWFFSIYVLYFVLIRLHHINNNSIISALWRVIIVGGCLMLSLLVSIARVYLHYHTTSQVVVGGIVGFIFATLWFAIVHRVFTPLFPQLVSLKLCEMLMIRDTTLIPNVLWFEYTTSRQEARARGRKMAALKPTQ, encoded by the exons ATGGAGAATGAAGCTTTATCAGTGAGTGATGTTTTGCATAATAACGGTGAAATCGAATGGCAACCACTGGCTCTCACTTTAGTTGAATATCCTAAAG GAGACTTGTTAGGCAAGTTCTTTGCCTTTATAAGCTTGTCCCCATTTGGCATTGGTGCTGGTTTTGTAGcacttattttatttcgtcgagATCTTCACACT aTTGCATTTTTCACTGGGACCTTATTAAATGAAGGACTGAACATAGTGTTGAAGCACATAGTCTGTGAAGCCAGGCCACTATCCAGAGGAAATTTGTACAATGAGTATGGGATGCCATCCTCTCATGCCCAATTTATCtggttttttagtatttatgttctatattttgttttaatcag GTTGCACCACATAAATAACAACAGTATAATATCAGCACTGTGGAGAGTTATCATTGTTGGTGGCTGCTTGATGTTATCTCTACTAGTCAGCATTGCTAGAGTGTATCTTCATTATCACACAACCTCACAAGTTGTAGTGGGAGGCATAGTTGGATTTATTTTTGCAACATTATGGTTTGCAATAGTACATAGAGTTTTCACTCCGTTATTTCCACAACTTGTGTCCTT AAAACTATGTGAAATGCTCATGATAAGGGACACGACGCTAATACCGAACGTGCTGTGGTTCGAGTACACGACGTCGCGGCAGGAGGCGCGGGCGCGCGGCCGCAAGATGGCGGCGCTGAAGCCGACCCAATGA
- the Tpr2 gene encoding tetratricopeptide repeat protein 2: MADSEVADLDLTIDSLVPKSPERLAEEKKESGNHLYKFKNYKGALAMYDEAIQLCPENAAYYGNRSACYMMLGMYKKAFEDAQKAVSLDSTFTKGYIRMAKCCIALGDLPGGEQAVRRATELGGADCASSERRALEALRKLHEEGQRAMEAGDYRRVVFCMDRCLDYSPSCTKAKLTKAECLAMLGRCQEAQEIANDSLRFDNFDTEAIYVRGLCLYFEDKDEQAFKHFQQVLRLAPDHKKAMESYKKAKLLKQKKEEGNEAFKMGRWPQALNLYNEALTIDPNNKIVNAKLYFNKATVCAKLNQVKEAAEACTAALELDENYVKALLRRAKCYTELGEFEEAVKDYERLYKIDKSKENKQLLHEAKLALKKSKRKDYYKILGIDKSASEDEIKKAYRKRALVHHPDRHAGAPDVERREQERRFKEVGEAYGVLSDPKKRARYDHGQDLNDDGSSMADIDPNVIFQTFCNRGGQHFDFHSGGGFPGTAFSFKFG; the protein is encoded by the exons atgGCAGACTCAGAAGTGGCTGACTTGGATTTAACAATCGATAGTTTAGTTCCGAAGAGCCCCGAgag GTTGGCTGAAGAAAAAAAGGAAAGTGGTAATCACttatataaattcaaaaacTACAAGGGAGCTCTGGCTATGTATGATGAAGCCATACAGCTGTGTCCAGAAAATGCAGCATACTATGGAAATCGTTCTGCTTGTTACATGATGCTTGGCATGTATAAGAAGGCTTTCGAAGATGCTCAAAAAGCTGTCTCTTTGGACTCTACTTTCACCAAGGGCTATATACGCATGGCAAAATGCTGTATTGCTCTAG gtGATTTACCCGGTGGTGAACAAGCTGTGCGTCGCGCTACTGAGCTGGGCGGCGCAGACTGCGCGTCCAGTGAGCGCCGAGCATTGGAAGCTCTACGTAAATTACATGAGGAGGGTCAAAGAGCCATGGAAGCTGGTGACTATCGCCGTGTTGTGTTCTGTATGGACCGCTGCCTAGATTACAGCCCTTCTTGCACTAA gGCGAAGCTGACAAAAGCCGAATGCTTGGCGATGCTTGGACGCTGTCAGGAGGCTCAAGAAATCGCAAATGATTCACTTCGCTTCGACAATTTTGACACTGAAGCTATCTATGTTCGTGGTTTATGCTTGTACTTTGAG gacaaaGATGAACAAGCATTCAAGCATTTCCAACAAGTCCTGCGTCTTGCCCCAGATCACAAAAAGGCTATGGAAAGCTATAAAAAGGCCAAGCTActtaaacaaaagaaagaagaag GTAATGAAGCATTCAAAATGGGTAGATGGCCGCAAGCTCTGAACCTATACAACGAAGCATTGACTATTGACCCAAACAACAAAATAGTCAATGCCAAGCTTTACTTCAACAAGGCTACTGTCTGCGCTAAATTGAATCAAGTCAAAGAAGCCGCTGAGGCGTGTACTGCTGCCCTCGAACTTGACGAAAACTATGTGAAGGCACTGCTGAGACGTGCCAAATGTTATACTGAACTCGGCGAATTTGAGGAAGCTGTTAAAGATTACGAAAGACTATACAAGATTGATAAAAGCAAAGAAAACAAGCAACTGTTACATGAGGCTAAGTTAGCACTGAAAAAATCGAAGCGTAAGGATTATTACAAAATCCTTGGAATTGACAAAAGTGCATCAGAAGACGAAATTAAGAAAGCTTATAG AAAGCGTGCTTTAGTGCACCACCCTGACAGGCACGCGGGCGCCCCAGATGTCGAGCGCCGCGAACAAGAGCGCCGTTTTAAGGAAGTGGGTGAGGCGTATGGAGTTTTAAGTGATCCGAAGAAACGCGCCCGCTATGACCACGGACAAGATCTCAATGATGATGGCTCTAGCATGGCAG atatcGACCCTAACGTGATATTCCAGACTTTCTGCAATCGTGGTGGACAACACTTCGATTTCCACTCGGGCGGTGGGTTCCCAGGAACTGCTTTCAGCTTTAAGTTTggctaa
- the LOC142987334 gene encoding uncharacterized protein LOC142987334: MGRMAGIKWEKSTQCRPVHNIISSDFPKYNPQPWKFMEGKSRVEWLLSYEYQRMWMEEREAWKKRMYPENTTVNVDIVKRYVLTFKNNHQPPKPEKKKPFKMKKFEGIESKTTSKRQPGDKAVREKK, from the exons ATGGGTCGTATGGCCGGTATTAAGTGGGAAAAATCCACACAGTGTAGACCTGTTCACAACATTATTTCATCAGATTTTCCCAAGTATAATCCCCAGCCTTGGAAGTTTATG GAAGGTAAATCTCGTGTAGAATGGTTACTGTCGTATGAGTATCAAAGAATGTGGATGGAAGAACGAGAAGCTTGGAAAAAACGCATGTATCCTGAAAATACAACAGTTAACGTTGATATCGTTAAGCGTTACGtattgacttttaaaaataatcatcaacCCCCGAAGCCTGAAAAAAAGAAGCCGTTTAAGATGAAAAA GTTTGAGGGCATTGAAAGTAAAACTACATCGAAACGGCAGCCAGGTGACAAGGCAGTGCGAGAGAAAAAATAG
- the LOC142987106 gene encoding uncharacterized protein LOC142987106 — MVTSNKQPDKKVVKMAEPNNGAVVPQRTLLGEVNEHITCPLCRGYYIDATTIVECLHSFCRSCIIKHLQAKSYCPVCEMMINSAKPNIKLDKALQDIVYKLVPGLFQKEMERRQQFYASRPGPAATATPEQRGEDTERIIFSPEDVISFSLEYCDVTDTDSISSKSSDSNEPQPASTTTRRYLQCPAVVNINHLKKFLSMKFDIDSTQFAIDILYKRVPLPDYYTLMDIAYIYNWKRNEPMRFFYQITDYIAIRNRLFEINRKNTVCPFEERKSSPAPTEDTSASSPAPNINDQASEASSGTDSPMLEDIVKVASDTAKKNEKVGHPSKDTEQNKPVKDNCEAPKKNDDEVEKSQFLNSFELTAKSNCLPAKPSPTKSEETPVPNEVTPKPQPNLVKIEEKVSEPSKRKFQTASNTPELKKLKIEIEKAKITNLVSTAPSLPNSSSSSASTKTETPTKGKDTEISSKSSPASSATHSLPSSLPGPTKEIKQHMMPTKQLESPGVKRTVTGAPNISSPKRKPHEIPASMQPPAPQKTVSPLKVPIPKTEGINTNVKSIEVQKPPTKKMPDLKPGIPMGQSSQNKVQPVSKVRMDLLANNCDPTCDRSKILPHVKNPLSTPPVTQQQSGDPLKSLFDSCKISIPSSLSITLTDQKLEARNPPETAGPDPKQSMVNKNLAGVSNTTHKVPSPPVHNYIEILKLPDTEAKKQGKSESNVEAKPNQSNKTDALPPTKPTTKSSESSAKGPIPNLKPIADTKLAKQSGNYSVPITFQQTFEQQLQNLQCDKKGKMPKNKAQVPKLVPATPKSFNAANKPNTPVNKPIANSMPILESKSSAALDLSTPHNIQTQLLTMQSIDNLAKKQQNLPSKGIPFSIPQANVFQGIANRQLAAGVTPLRIPSAPNLNLIKSDKASPGGSQINSRHDTISGSKPNPIKGTKNVSPSVSSPGYQMASHTSPSPAQPSPRSQTRSPSSSPKLVIAEEKQANTSTSEQNVNQSNQITSTQISNMNSNNDLTKITAGPSKPLSKPMPSSGKLLGIRQPLPTSIKPSPNINASADYLLSQTRPQLMAHHQNFMQFYAAGQQMEMNAWAQRQIDQFKKIQNEFNKDKQMAGVQATIPFRPRKKIFVDDRDTGSNENEDILNIRKMPKAKCFKRPKENNLKDNFDDDCSAIKIPRKESGMGTICNSKSEEHMKPLTSREKEIEWLDNFLTQHLEDEESASLYVSGQPGTGKTASLSYILNLSKFREGYKQVYINCTMMKSAASIYSRICKELQLPTSGSTEKACFNAIEKYLNKKHKMILLVLDEIDQLDSKRQSVLYTIFEWPAMANSRIVLIGIANALDLTERTLPRLQARCSLRPNTLHFAPYTKEQIINIFTTVLASEDKSNLFSPVALQMLAAKIAAISGDMRRALDIGRRVIELAKRTKFSDNQSVDNMMKDATVTVELKQVLEVLNEVYGGSTKIEADVDDGFPLQQKLILCSLMLMLTKGKAKDIVMGKLHDVYKKVATARNIVPLDMGEMAAACSLLEARGAVRVGGGAAARARRLRLQWDRADLAAALRDKTLLASILDDVKCLH; from the exons ATGGTTACTTCTAATAAACAACCCGACAAAAAAGTTGTGAAAATGGCTGAGCCGAATAACGGAGCAGTAGTGCCCCAAAGAACCTTATTAGGTGAGGTCAACGAACATATTACATGTCCTTTATGTCGGGGCTACTACATAGACGCAACAACGATAGTGGAATGTTTACACTCTTTCTGTCGGAGCTGCATAATCAAACATTTACAAGCAAAGAGTTACTGTCCAGTTTGCGAAATGATGATAAATTCTGCTAAACCAAATATCAAACTTGACAAAGCACTTCAAGACATAGTTTACAAACTGGTACCAGGACTGTTCCAAAAAGAAATGGAGCGGCGTCAGCAATTTTACGCTTCGAGACCTGGTCCTGCTGCAACAGCTACACCTGAACAAAGGGGTGAAgatactgaaagaattattttcAGTCCAGAAGATGTGATATCATTCTCTTTAGAGTATTGTGATGTTACTGACACTGATAGTATATCCAGCAAATCATCTGACAGCAATGAACCCCAACCTGCATCAACAACTACTAGAAGATATTTGCAGTGTCCAGCTGTTGTCAACATTAATCATTTGAAGAAATTCTTAAGTATGAAGTTCGATATCGATAGCACACAATTTGCCATTGATATATTGTATAAGAGAGTTCCTTTACCCGACTATTACACTTTAATGGATATTGCTTACATATATAATTGGAAGAGAAATGAGCCAATGCGCTTTTTCTATCAGATAACTGACTATATAGCAATAAGAAATagattgtttgaaataaatcgtaaaaataCTGTGTGCCCATTTGAAGAAAGAAAGTCTAGTCCAGCTCCCACTGAAGATACAAGTGCTAGTAGTCCAGCACCCAATATAAATGACCAAGCATCAGAAGCATCATCAGGGACTGATAGCCCTATGTTAGAAGATATTGTTAAAGTAGCTAGTGATACTgcaaagaaaaatgaaaaagttGGACATCCAAGTAAAGATACAGAACAAAATAAACCTGTTAAAGATAATTGTGAAGCCCCCAAAAAGAATGATGATGAGGTTGAAAAATCtcaatttttaaattcatttgaGCTTACAGCTAAAAGTAACTGTTTACCAGCCAAGCCTTCACCAACAAAATCTGAGGAAACACCAGTGCCTAATGAGGTTACTCCAAAACCTCAGCCTAATCTAGTAAAGATTGAAGAAAAGGTTTCAGAACCTTCTAAACGAAAATTCCAAACAGCTTCGAACACACCTGAGctgaaaaaactaaaaatcgAAATAGAAAAGGCAAAAATTACGAATTTAGTTAGCACTGCACCTAGTTTACCCAACTCATCATCTTCCAGTGCAAGTACTAAAACCGAAACTCCTACCAAGGGGAAGGACACTGAAATCTCATCTAAAAGTTCTCCAGCCTCTTCTGCCACTCATAGTTTACCCTCCTCATTGCCAGGGCCTACAAAAGAGATCAAGCAACATATGATGCCTACTAAACAACTAGAGAGTCCTGGTGTGAAAAGAACAGTTACAGGTGCTCCTAATATCTCATCTCCAAAACGAAAACCTCATGAGATTCCTGCTTCTATGCAGCCCCCAGCCCCCCAGAAAACTGTTTCTCCTTTGAAAGTTCCTATACCAAAAACTGAGGGTATAAATACTAATGTAAAATCAATTGAAGTACAAAAACCCCCTACAAAGAAAATGCCAGATCTGAAGCCTGGTATCCCAATGGGTCAGTCATCtcaaaacaaagtacaacctgTTAGCAAAGTAAGAATGGATCTTTTAGCTAATAACTGTGATCCAACATGTGACCGAAGTAAAATTCTGCCTCATGTAAAGAATCCTCTTAGTACGCCTCCAGTAACCCAACAACAGTCTGGTGACccattaaaatcattatttgaCTCTTGCAAAATTAGTATACCCTCATCTCTTTCTATCACATTAACAGATCAAAAACTTGAAGCCCGCAATCCTCCTGAGACAGCAGGTCCTGATCCTAAACAAAGCATGGTTAATAAAAATTTGGCTGGTGTCAGTAACACTACTCATAAAGTCCCAAGTCCACCTGTGCATAACtatatagaaatattaaaattacctgATACTGAAGCAAAAAAGCAAGGGAAATCTGAGAGCAATGTTGAAGCTAAGCCAAATCAGAGCAACAAGACAGATGCTCTTCCACCCACCAAACCTACTACTAAGTCATCGGAAAGCTCAGCGAAAGGTCCCATTCCAAATCTTAAACCTATTGCTGACACAAAATTGGCGAAACAGAGTGGCAATTACTCTGTTCCTATAACATTTCAACAAACATTTGAACAGCAACTGCAAAATCTGCAGTGTGATAAAAAAGGCAAGATGCCTAAAAATAAAGCTCAAGTTCCTAAGCTTGTTCCAGCCACACCAAAATCATTTAATGCTGCTAATAAGCCCAATACACCTGTTAATAAGCCCATTGCTAATAGTATGCCAATACTTGAAAGTAAGTCAAGTGCTGCTCTCGATTTATCTACTCCTCACAACATTCAAACTCAGTTGTTGACTATGCAGTCAATAGATAATTTAGCtaaaaagcaacaaaatctACCAAGTAAAGGAATACCTTTTAGTATACCACAAGCAAATGTGTTTCAAGGCATTGCTAACAGGCAGCTAGCTGCAGGTGTCACTCCTTTACGAATTCCATCTGCTCCcaacttaaatttaataaaatcagatAAAGCAAGCCCTGGTGGATCACAAATAAATAGCAGGCATGATACTATTTCTGGTAGCAAACCAAATCCTATTAAGGGCACAAAGAATGTTAGTCCATCTGTATCATCACCAGGCTATCAAATGGCATCTCATACGTCACCAAGCCCTGCCCAACCATCTCCAAGATCACAGACGCGTTCTCCTAGCTCTTCACCAAAACTTGTAATAGCTGAAGAAAAACAAGCAAACACATCTACATCTGAACAAAATGTTAATCAATCAAATCAGATTACTAGTACACAAATTTCAAATATGAATTCTAACAATGATCTCACAAAAATTACAGCAGGGCCTTCTAAACCATTATCCAAGCCTATGCCTTCTTCAGGAAAACTATTAGGCATTAGACAGCCCCTCCCAACATCAATAAAACCTAGTCCCAATATCAATGCTTCCGCTGATTACCTTTTGTCTCAAACACGTCCACAACTAATGGCCCACCATCAgaattttatgcaattttatgCGGCAGGACAACAAATGGAAATGAATGCATGGGCTCAAAGACAAATTGATCAGTTCAAGAAAATTCAGAATGAATTTAATAAGGACAAGCAA ATGGCTGGAGTCCAGGCAACAATTCCATTTAGGCCTCGTAAGAAAATCTTTGTGGATGATAGAGACACAGGATCGAATGAAAATGAAGATATTCTTAATATAAGGAAAATGCCTAAAGCAAAGTGCTTTAAAAGGCCCAAAGAAAACAATCTCAAAGACAATTTTGATGATG ACTGTTCTGCCATTAAGATACCAAGAAAGGAGTCAGGAATGGGCACCATTTGTAACAGTAAAag TGAAGAACATATGAAACCTCTTACGAGTCGAGAAAAAGAGATTGAGTGGTTAGATAACTTTTTAACACAGCATCTTGAAGACGAAGAGTCAGCATCTTTGTATGTGTCTGGTCAGCCAGGCACTGGGAAAACAGCAAGTTTATCATATATACTAAATTTATCTAAG tTCAGAGAAGGTTACAAACAAGTGTATATAAACTGTACAATGATGAAGTCAGCAGCAAGTATTTACAGCAGAATTTGCAAAGAACTTCAACTTCCAACATCCGGTTCAACAGAGAAAGCTTGTTTTAATGCtattgaaaagtatttaaataaaaaacataaaatgat CCTTTTGGTACTAGACGAGATTGATCAATTAGATAGTAAAAGACAGTCGGTGCTCTACACAATTTTTGAATGGCCAGCAATGGCCAACTCTCGTATTGTTCTCATTGGGATCGCTAACGCGCTGGATCTGACGGAGAGAACTTTGCCGCGGCTACAGGCGCGCTGCTCACTGCGACCCAACACGCTACACTTTGCGCCTTACACCAAAGAACAGATCATTAACATATTCACTACTGTGCTGGCAAGCGAGGACAAGAGCAACTTGTTCTCTCCGGTCGCTTTGCAAATGCTCGCAG CTAAAATCGCTGCTATATCCGGCGATATGAGAAGAGCTCTCGACATCGGGCGAAGGGTAATAGAACTGGCGAAACGGACGAAATTTTCTGACAATCAGTCCGTCGATAACATGATGAAAGACGCTACGGTCACGGTCGAACTGAAGCAAGTGCTCGAAGTACTGAACGAAGTGTACGGAGGGTCGACGAAGATCGAGGCCGACGTGGACGATGGATTCCCGCTGCAGCAGAAGCTCATACTGTGCAGTCTGATGCTGATGCTCACGAAGGGAAAAGCGAAAGATATCGTCATGGGCAAACTGCACGACGTTTACAAAAA GGTGGCGACGGCGCGCAACATCGTGCCGCTGGACATGGGCGAGATGGCGGCGGCGTGCTCGCTGCTGGAGGCGCGCGGCGCCGTGCGGgtgggcggcggcgcggcggcgcgcgcgcggcgcCTGCGCCTGCAGTGGGACCGCGCCGACCTGGCCGCCGCGCTCAGGGACAAGACTCTGCTCGCTTCTATACTCGACGACGTCAAGTGTCTACATTAG